From the genome of Ignavibacteriales bacterium, one region includes:
- a CDS encoding ATP-dependent DNA helicase, producing MTNPLEVLTKYFSHTSFRGEQEKIINRLLTERKHCLVLMPTGAGKSICYQLPALMFEGGTIVISPLIALMQDQVDALKKKNIPAEFINSTVTAEQRKERLRKFVEGKAKLLYVTPERFRKQEFIDALKSAQISMLAVDEAHCISEWGHDFRPDYSRIAEFRELLNNPLTIALTATATPEVQKDIISKLGLTKNEIKIFHEGIERPNLRLETTDVYDEKETLNAIYKVLDKYKGPGIIYFALIKKLEFYSQILGDKGYKHGIYHGKLEPQQRKRTQREFLSGKQNLILATNAFGMGIDKPDIRFVIHAEVPSSIESYYQEIGRAGRDGEDSLCMLLYNQQDLYTQMEFIKWANPNAEYYHRIFDLLKTNLESANSLGVDYLREQMSFKDKSDFRVETVLAMLDRYGVTEGTIENKNLVITDELPHELSDDKYLKEKLMNDNKKLLSVVNYFKSITCRRVFISDYFGFPGELPCGNCDACN from the coding sequence ATGACCAACCCATTAGAGGTATTAACAAAATATTTTAGTCATACTTCCTTTAGAGGCGAGCAGGAAAAAATTATTAACAGACTGCTTACCGAACGGAAACATTGTCTTGTCCTTATGCCGACGGGCGCGGGCAAATCAATCTGCTACCAGCTGCCGGCTCTAATGTTCGAAGGAGGTACAATTGTAATAAGTCCTCTTATTGCGCTTATGCAGGATCAGGTTGATGCATTGAAGAAGAAAAATATTCCGGCGGAGTTTATCAACTCAACCGTAACCGCCGAACAGAGAAAAGAAAGATTAAGAAAATTTGTTGAAGGCAAAGCAAAACTTTTGTACGTAACCCCCGAAAGATTCCGTAAGCAGGAATTTATTGATGCTTTAAAATCTGCACAGATTTCAATGCTTGCGGTTGATGAAGCGCACTGCATTTCCGAATGGGGTCATGATTTCCGTCCTGATTACTCACGTATCGCAGAATTCAGAGAACTTCTTAACAATCCGCTTACAATCGCTTTGACAGCTACCGCAACTCCTGAAGTTCAGAAAGATATAATTTCCAAACTTGGTCTTACAAAAAATGAGATCAAAATTTTTCATGAAGGAATTGAACGACCGAACTTACGTCTGGAAACAACAGATGTTTATGATGAAAAAGAAACTCTGAATGCTATTTACAAAGTCTTGGATAAATACAAAGGGCCTGGAATAATCTACTTTGCTTTAATCAAAAAGCTGGAATTCTATTCGCAGATCCTCGGCGATAAAGGATATAAACATGGAATCTATCACGGTAAGCTTGAGCCGCAGCAAAGAAAAAGAACTCAAAGAGAATTTCTATCCGGAAAACAAAATTTAATTTTGGCAACCAACGCATTTGGAATGGGAATTGACAAACCGGATATTCGATTTGTTATTCACGCGGAAGTTCCATCTTCAATTGAATCGTACTATCAAGAAATTGGAAGAGCCGGAAGAGACGGAGAAGATTCATTATGCATGCTTCTTTACAATCAACAGGATCTTTACACACAAATGGAATTTATTAAATGGGCTAATCCCAATGCAGAATATTATCACCGCATATTCGATCTATTGAAAACAAACTTAGAATCTGCAAATTCGTTAGGCGTTGATTATTTAAGAGAACAAATGAGTTTCAAAGATAAAAGCGATTTCCGTGTTGAAACAGTTCTTGCCATGCTTGACCGTTACGGTGTAACGGAAGGAACAATTGAGAATAAGAACTTAGTTATTACTGATGAACTTCCTCACGAACTCAGCGATGATAAATATCTTAAAGAGAAATTGATGAACGATAATAAAAAACT
- a CDS encoding prolyl oligopeptidase family serine peptidase translates to MITEKAKKRFIPFLVYLLVSTLFVSRAYAQEDLTFQVPPKEILELVDIKQPPIPIIDRNVNYIFFMERPTFKSLKELSENELRLAGIRINTHTFDGSRGTYFIGMTMQNAQTGKNIPITGLPKDYKIEYPSFSPNYNYFSFVNVSDKGMELWIVNVKNGNAKKVSSTKLSAVTGSPYTWSPDEKFLYCFARNTSKPTFQEKELPKGPAVQEATGTKAPVRTYQDLLKNNNDEQKFEYYATASIVKIFLDGKETPFMKSNIYKSFEPSPDGNYILTEEVNKPFSFQVPYYLFPYNVKAYDKNGVLVKQLAAKPLQDKIPTSFDAVESGMRDFSWRGDKPATVVWCEAQDGGDPAKPAVKRDKIYQLDAPFKGEGKFLTATLNRFRNITWGDNSIAVMNDSWRKNRNTKSYLFNPEFADENPKVIYDGSSEDLYNNPGRFVTEPNKFNEYTLLFSEDKRNLYLIGEGFSPEGSKPFVDEYNIKSGEKKRLWRAEGKDTYESITRIIDIQKNLLLTRIEGVKIFPNYFIRNIASNENPKQITFLSSPYKSFENVSKQKIFYKREDGVDLSATLYLPAGYDKSKGRLPMLMEAYPTEFKDASAAGMVRDSPFRFVSLNYGSPVFWAASGYAIMEGAAFPIIGKGNEEPNDTYIEQLVANARAAIKAVDDMGVVDPKRVAVMGHSYGAFMTANLLAHSDLFAAGIARSGAYNRTLTPFGFQSEERTYWQAKDVYDKMSPFNYADKLKTPILLIHGELDNNSGTFPINSERMFAALKGLGGTARLVFLPYESHGYAAKENILHMLWEMDSWLDKYVKNRK, encoded by the coding sequence ATGATCACGGAAAAAGCGAAAAAACGATTTATACCATTTCTAGTTTATCTCTTGGTCTCAACTCTCTTTGTAAGCAGAGCATATGCGCAGGAAGATTTAACTTTTCAAGTCCCGCCAAAAGAAATTTTAGAACTAGTCGACATCAAACAACCGCCGATACCAATAATCGACCGGAATGTGAATTACATTTTTTTTATGGAACGTCCTACATTTAAGTCGTTGAAAGAATTATCGGAGAACGAACTTCGATTAGCGGGAATTCGAATTAACACACACACATTCGATGGTTCAAGAGGAACTTATTTCATAGGCATGACAATGCAGAACGCGCAGACCGGGAAGAATATACCAATAACCGGATTGCCGAAAGATTACAAAATTGAATACCCATCCTTCTCGCCTAACTACAATTATTTCTCTTTTGTTAATGTATCTGATAAAGGAATGGAATTGTGGATAGTTAATGTAAAGAACGGGAATGCGAAAAAAGTTTCTTCAACAAAACTATCTGCGGTAACCGGCAGTCCTTATACATGGTCACCCGATGAAAAATTTCTCTATTGTTTTGCACGGAATACTTCTAAGCCGACTTTTCAAGAGAAAGAATTACCTAAAGGTCCTGCGGTTCAGGAAGCAACTGGAACCAAAGCTCCGGTTAGAACATACCAGGATTTGTTAAAAAATAATAACGATGAACAGAAGTTTGAATATTATGCCACGGCTTCAATAGTCAAAATATTTCTTGATGGAAAAGAAACTCCTTTCATGAAGTCAAACATTTATAAAAGTTTTGAACCATCGCCCGATGGTAATTACATTTTAACTGAAGAAGTGAACAAACCGTTTTCATTTCAAGTGCCTTATTATTTGTTTCCTTATAACGTGAAAGCTTACGATAAAAATGGAGTCCTTGTAAAACAACTGGCAGCAAAACCATTGCAGGACAAAATCCCCACAAGTTTTGATGCTGTTGAATCCGGAATGAGAGATTTCTCATGGCGCGGCGATAAACCGGCAACAGTAGTTTGGTGTGAAGCTCAAGACGGAGGTGATCCTGCAAAACCGGCTGTTAAGAGAGATAAAATTTATCAACTTGATGCACCCTTCAAAGGTGAAGGGAAATTTTTAACAGCAACATTAAACAGATTTAGAAATATCACATGGGGTGATAATTCTATTGCTGTTATGAATGATTCGTGGCGTAAGAACAGAAATACGAAATCATATCTATTCAATCCGGAATTTGCGGATGAAAACCCAAAAGTAATTTATGACGGATCGAGCGAAGATCTTTATAATAATCCCGGAAGATTTGTTACCGAACCGAATAAATTTAACGAGTACACCCTTCTCTTCAGCGAAGATAAAAGAAATTTATATCTGATAGGAGAAGGATTCTCTCCGGAGGGAAGCAAACCGTTCGTTGATGAGTACAATATTAAATCCGGTGAGAAAAAAAGACTTTGGAGAGCTGAAGGAAAAGATACTTACGAATCAATAACGAGGATAATAGACATTCAAAAAAATCTTCTTCTGACAAGAATAGAAGGAGTTAAAATTTTCCCGAATTATTTTATCAGAAACATTGCTTCAAATGAAAATCCCAAACAGATAACTTTTCTTTCAAGTCCGTATAAGTCATTCGAAAATGTTTCAAAACAAAAAATCTTTTACAAACGTGAAGACGGGGTTGATCTTTCTGCAACTTTATATTTGCCGGCTGGATATGATAAATCGAAGGGAAGACTGCCAATGTTGATGGAAGCTTACCCAACGGAATTTAAAGATGCAAGCGCCGCGGGAATGGTTCGTGATTCACCATTTCGATTTGTTTCATTGAATTACGGCTCACCTGTATTCTGGGCTGCAAGCGGATATGCTATAATGGAAGGAGCAGCGTTTCCGATAATTGGAAAGGGGAATGAAGAACCGAACGATACTTACATTGAACAATTAGTTGCCAATGCCCGCGCTGCAATTAAAGCAGTTGATGATATGGGTGTTGTGGATCCCAAGCGCGTGGCAGTTATGGGACATTCTTACGGCGCATTCATGACGGCAAATTTATTAGCGCATTCAGATTTGTTTGCCGCGGGAATTGCACGCAGCGGTGCGTACAACAGAACATTAACTCCCTTCGGTTTTCAATCTGAAGAGAGAACTTATTGGCAGGCAAAAGATGTATACGATAAAATGTCTCCGTTCAATTATGCAGATAAGCTCAAAACGCCAATCTTATTAATACACGGGGAGCTTGATAACAACAGCGGTACATTTCCAATTAACAGTGAAAGAATGTTTGCCGCATTAAAAGGACTTGGCGGTACCGCACGATTAGTATTTCTGCCGTATGAATCTCACGGTTATGCCGCAAAAGAAAATATTTTGCACATGTTGTGGGAAATGGATTCTTGGTTAGATAAGTATGTAAAGAACCGCAAATAA
- a CDS encoding SPFH/Band 7/PHB domain protein — translation MEESSSAAWLIIIVVLIILIFFWGIRIVRPTRRGLVERLGKYHRFAHRGFNWIIPMIDKLYLVNITEQMVDAEPQEIITNDNLNAMVDAQIYYKVKDDEDSVKNSQYNVNNVNYQIVNLARTTLRNIIGTLTLKSANSERGKINEELHTVLIKETKNWGIEIVRAELKQIDPPKDVQDTMNKIVKAENEKIAAVDFATAAETTADGLKRAEIKKAEGIRQARILQAEGEAEAIRLVNEAAEKYFVGNAQILRKLETVQNALAQNTKIIVPQDQDLVNVISDMAGIVPIKK, via the coding sequence ATGGAAGAGAGTTCAAGTGCTGCGTGGCTTATTATTATTGTTGTACTAATAATTCTTATTTTTTTCTGGGGAATAAGAATTGTCCGCCCAACAAGAAGAGGATTGGTCGAACGGCTTGGAAAATATCATCGTTTTGCCCACCGAGGATTTAATTGGATAATCCCAATGATTGACAAACTATATTTAGTAAACATTACTGAACAAATGGTAGATGCTGAACCACAGGAAATAATAACAAACGACAACCTTAATGCGATGGTCGATGCACAAATTTATTATAAGGTCAAAGATGATGAAGACAGTGTAAAGAACTCACAATACAACGTTAATAATGTTAACTACCAGATTGTAAATCTCGCAAGAACAACTCTAAGAAATATTATCGGTACGCTCACACTGAAATCTGCAAACAGCGAGAGAGGAAAAATTAATGAAGAACTTCACACTGTATTAATTAAAGAAACGAAGAATTGGGGAATTGAAATTGTAAGAGCGGAATTGAAACAAATTGATCCGCCAAAAGATGTTCAGGATACTATGAATAAAATTGTTAAGGCGGAAAATGAAAAAATTGCAGCTGTTGATTTTGCGACTGCGGCAGAAACAACTGCGGATGGTTTAAAGCGTGCCGAAATTAAAAAAGCAGAAGGAATCCGCCAGGCAAGAATTCTTCAAGCTGAAGGTGAAGCCGAAGCAATTAGATTAGTTAACGAAGCCGCCGAAAAGTATTTTGTTGGAAACGCTCAGATTCTTAGAAAACTTGAGACTGTTCAGAACGCTCTTGCGCAGAATACAAAGATCATAGTTCCTCAGGATCAAGATCTTGTCAATGTTATCAGCGATATGGCAGGAATTGTTCCGATCAAAAAATAA
- a CDS encoding class I SAM-dependent rRNA methyltransferase — protein MVKVFLRKNEERRVKQGHLWIFSNEIEKIEGQASNGDLVQVYDSKNNFIGCGFYNANSLIAVRIISYKEEIDLQKLFHDRLHSAYNFRKAIYPERDSYRMVFSESDFLPGLIIDKYNDTFVLQVYSAGIEKGIEYIVNILKDDFSAKNIFSKGEEYFRKLEGLPVENQIYLGEMNEEIISDGKIKYKINFSTGHKTGFYFDQCDNREFFGRFCNDKSVLDCFCNSGGFGLHASKGGAEYVEFVDSSSEELKNAKENFSLNGFNGKVDFIQSDVFDYLEKCKSEKKTFDVINLDPPAFAKSKKTIATALKGYEKLNRLAMELLKDGGLLFTSSCSHHVKTDLFLEAINNAALKAGKNIQLFYFNNASLDHPSLPVMDETVYLKFAAFRVSSK, from the coding sequence GTGGTAAAAGTATTTTTAAGAAAAAACGAAGAACGTAGAGTAAAACAAGGACACCTCTGGATTTTCAGTAACGAAATAGAAAAGATTGAAGGACAAGCTTCAAATGGTGACCTTGTTCAAGTATACGATTCCAAGAACAATTTTATCGGGTGCGGATTTTATAATGCTAATTCACTTATAGCTGTTAGAATCATCTCATATAAAGAAGAGATTGATCTGCAAAAGTTATTCCACGACCGTTTACACTCGGCATATAATTTTAGAAAAGCAATTTATCCGGAAAGAGATTCATACCGGATGGTTTTTAGCGAAAGTGATTTTCTGCCCGGACTTATTATTGATAAATACAACGATACATTTGTTCTCCAGGTTTACTCTGCCGGAATAGAGAAGGGAATCGAATACATTGTAAATATTTTGAAAGATGACTTCTCGGCAAAAAATATATTTTCGAAAGGTGAAGAATATTTCCGCAAACTGGAAGGTTTACCGGTCGAGAACCAAATTTATCTTGGTGAGATGAACGAAGAAATTATTTCCGACGGTAAAATCAAATACAAAATTAATTTTTCAACCGGACACAAAACCGGCTTCTATTTTGATCAATGCGATAATCGGGAATTCTTCGGTAGATTTTGTAATGATAAATCTGTACTTGATTGTTTCTGTAATTCCGGTGGTTTTGGTTTACATGCATCTAAAGGCGGCGCTGAATATGTGGAATTTGTAGATTCATCATCAGAAGAACTGAAAAACGCAAAAGAGAATTTTTCTCTTAATGGATTTAACGGCAAAGTTGATTTCATTCAATCTGATGTATTCGATTATCTGGAAAAATGTAAATCTGAGAAAAAAACTTTTGATGTGATAAATCTGGATCCTCCTGCATTTGCAAAGAGTAAAAAAACTATAGCAACAGCTCTAAAAGGTTACGAAAAGTTAAACCGTCTTGCTATGGAATTATTAAAAGACGGTGGTTTATTATTCACTTCATCATGTTCGCATCATGTGAAAACGGATCTGTTTTTGGAAGCAATCAATAATGCTGCATTGAAAGCCGGAAAGAACATTCAGCTTTTCTATTTCAATAATGCCTCATTAGATCATCCATCACTGCCGGTAATGGATGAAACTGTTTATCTTAAATTTGCTGCTTTCAGAGTTTCATCCAAATAA
- a CDS encoding ubiquinol-cytochrome c reductase iron-sulfur subunit gives MDRKEFLTTLGKGAAIAGLVYCVGCSANGNDVPTAPTNVDMTLDLTLSANAALTTVGGSLVSDGIIIGRVNPTSFVAVSKACTHQGTTIEFQLNNNRFFCPLHGSTYALDGTVTNGPAPRSLVKYNTSFSGNSLRIFS, from the coding sequence ATGGATAGAAAAGAATTTTTAACAACTCTTGGGAAAGGAGCTGCAATTGCCGGCTTAGTATATTGTGTCGGATGTAGTGCAAATGGTAATGATGTACCAACAGCACCAACAAATGTAGATATGACACTTGACTTAACTCTATCTGCCAATGCAGCATTGACTACCGTTGGCGGATCGCTTGTTTCTGACGGCATTATTATTGGCCGTGTCAATCCAACTTCATTCGTTGCCGTTTCTAAAGCTTGTACTCACCAGGGAACAACAATAGAGTTTCAGTTAAATAACAATAGGTTTTTTTGCCCTCTTCATGGTTCAACCTATGCGTTGGACGGAACTGTTACAAACGGACCAGCACCACGATCACTTGTTAAATACAACACATCATTCTCCGGAAACAGCTTGAGGATTTTTAGTTAG
- a CDS encoding YceI family protein produces MKRKINVILIGLFVLNSILFAEIKQIEAVKKESTITYQLTHLLHEVESTSKEAYCTIDVDPTTKEIKKVTVQVDVTTFDSGNSNRDSHAMEAVDALTYPDTRFASTSISQKGDSLKVYGKLTFHGITKDIVISAATKWTNNKLIVNGNFNISLTAFKVERPSLLLIPVKDTLKFSLTQVFNIQ; encoded by the coding sequence GTGAAGAGAAAAATAAATGTAATATTAATCGGGCTCTTTGTTTTGAATTCAATTTTATTTGCGGAGATAAAACAAATAGAAGCTGTAAAAAAGGAATCTACAATTACATATCAACTTACACATCTGCTTCATGAAGTAGAATCAACTAGCAAGGAAGCCTACTGTACTATTGATGTTGATCCTACCACGAAAGAAATTAAAAAAGTTACCGTACAGGTGGATGTTACTACTTTTGACAGCGGAAATTCTAACCGGGATTCGCACGCTATGGAAGCAGTTGACGCTCTCACATATCCCGATACAAGATTTGCAAGTACAAGCATTTCTCAAAAGGGTGACAGTCTAAAAGTTTACGGTAAACTCACATTTCATGGGATTACAAAAGATATTGTAATCTCGGCCGCCACTAAATGGACAAACAATAAATTAATTGTTAATGGAAATTTTAATATTAGTCTAACGGCATTTAAAGTGGAGAGACCGTCGTTGCTGCTGATACCCGTTAAGGACACTCTTAAATTCAGTCTGACTCAAGTTTTTAATATTCAATAA
- a CDS encoding TolC family protein: MKYVKIIFISIFTLTSFIQVNAQEKITLSSAITTALNQNTSIVKSGNNLEISNAAVKSAYGSFLPTLNLNSGWNWQRTSSSGSTVLDFYGQPQNLPASESDSRNYSVSLGGNVTLFDGLSNINTLNQKKNDLQSAKYDLNKLRQDVVLQTVSLFVTVVNNEKILSFQKEDQKYNTDLLQKVKEMFDLRMVANADLYSQEYQTSNSQLSYLQVKNNYEKAKINLLNYLSKDVLKDYIFVMDSAYMPETSTYLDNIDSVYQTALNNRNDYQSQKAKLLSAEYQLSIAKSGFLPSLSGNYNFSSSATQPSNLFNRKVYSVGLSFSLPIFSRWSTDFATQSAQVQIKNSNEDLTALERQIKSDVKNAVIDLQSAKLELEVTKAALKSAKETWSIKKDSYVLGSATFIDQQQAYRDYLQASNNTIAAESNYVFRQFGLMSALGILKTE, encoded by the coding sequence ATGAAGTATGTAAAAATAATTTTCATCTCTATTTTCACATTGACAAGTTTTATTCAAGTTAATGCGCAAGAAAAAATAACTTTGAGCAGCGCTATTACAACGGCGTTAAATCAAAATACTTCAATTGTAAAAAGCGGCAACAATTTAGAAATCTCCAACGCGGCAGTGAAAAGTGCCTACGGTAGTTTTTTGCCGACGTTAAATCTCAACAGCGGATGGAACTGGCAGCGGACTAGCAGTTCGGGCAGTACGGTACTTGATTTTTATGGTCAGCCTCAAAACCTTCCCGCATCCGAATCCGATTCGAGAAATTATAGCGTCTCTCTTGGCGGAAATGTTACTTTGTTTGATGGACTTTCGAACATAAACACATTGAATCAAAAGAAAAATGATCTCCAATCGGCAAAATATGATTTGAATAAATTGCGGCAGGATGTTGTCTTGCAAACAGTAAGTCTATTTGTAACAGTCGTTAACAATGAGAAGATACTTAGCTTCCAAAAGGAGGATCAAAAGTACAACACGGATCTGCTTCAAAAAGTGAAGGAGATGTTCGATTTGAGAATGGTTGCGAATGCTGATTTATATTCACAAGAATATCAGACTTCCAATTCACAACTTTCTTATCTGCAAGTGAAGAACAATTATGAAAAAGCAAAAATCAATTTGTTGAATTATCTCTCTAAGGATGTATTGAAAGATTATATTTTTGTGATGGATTCCGCATATATGCCGGAGACTTCAACATATTTAGACAACATTGATAGTGTTTACCAAACCGCTCTCAATAATAGGAACGATTACCAAAGTCAAAAAGCTAAATTGCTTAGTGCCGAGTATCAATTGTCAATTGCAAAAAGCGGTTTTTTACCAAGTTTATCAGGCAACTATAATTTTTCGTCAAGCGCAACTCAACCTTCAAATTTATTTAATCGAAAAGTTTATAGCGTAGGACTTTCATTCAGCTTGCCGATTTTCTCCAGATGGAGCACAGATTTTGCAACACAGTCGGCTCAAGTCCAAATTAAAAACAGTAATGAAGATCTAACTGCATTAGAAAGACAGATTAAAAGTGATGTCAAGAATGCAGTTATAGATTTGCAATCTGCCAAATTAGAATTAGAAGTTACTAAAGCCGCCTTAAAATCTGCAAAAGAAACATGGTCAATTAAAAAGGATTCGTATGTTCTAGGCAGTGCTACTTTTATTGATCAACAGCAGGCTTACAGAGATTATCTACAGGCAAGCAACAATACTATAGCAGCCGAATCTAACTACGTGTTCAGACAGTTTGGACTTATGAGCGCATTAGGAATTTTAAAAACAGAGTAG
- a CDS encoding ABC transporter permease produces MKAKIILKVATRSILKSRMRSLLTALGIIIGVAAVVVMVAIGDGAQLKVEQQIASLGSNLIIITPGASTTGGVNRGSGTFNRFTWEDVDKIKNEATLIKGATPIVFSGGQVIGGVGNWFTRIQGVSPDYLEIRAWPLASGEFFTERDVMARSKVCVLGADVVKNLFPNDDAVGQQIRIRSVPFRVIGTLKPKGQSAQGTSNDDIILAPSRTVGDRLSGDHMRIGSIQVSAISNDRIPAVIAELKSLMRESHKLSPGEEDDFTIQDQSDLSETATATSRILTILLASVAGVSLVVGGIGIMNIMLVSVTERTREIGIRLSVGARASDILVQFLTEAIVLSLSGGVIGVGLSFLIAYILNNYTDQSAYIRPQIIMIAFGFAGAIGIFFGFYPARKASALNPIDALRYE; encoded by the coding sequence ATGAAAGCTAAAATTATATTAAAAGTTGCTACGAGAAGCATTTTGAAATCTCGAATGAGAAGTTTGCTTACTGCGCTTGGTATAATTATCGGAGTTGCGGCAGTAGTAGTAATGGTTGCTATCGGGGACGGAGCTCAATTAAAAGTTGAACAGCAGATTGCTTCACTCGGTTCTAACTTAATCATTATTACGCCGGGCGCTTCAACAACGGGCGGTGTTAATAGAGGTTCCGGTACTTTTAACAGATTTACATGGGAAGATGTTGATAAAATTAAGAATGAAGCAACCCTAATTAAAGGCGCTACTCCAATTGTATTTTCGGGAGGACAAGTAATCGGCGGAGTAGGAAATTGGTTTACAAGAATCCAGGGTGTTTCCCCGGATTATCTAGAAATTCGAGCATGGCCTTTAGCAAGTGGCGAATTTTTTACGGAAAGAGATGTGATGGCAAGATCAAAAGTTTGCGTTCTCGGTGCCGATGTAGTTAAAAACTTATTTCCTAATGATGATGCAGTAGGACAACAAATTAGAATTCGAAGTGTTCCGTTTAGGGTAATTGGAACACTAAAACCAAAGGGACAAAGCGCACAAGGTACAAGTAACGATGATATTATATTAGCTCCATCAAGAACAGTAGGAGACCGGCTCTCCGGAGATCATATGCGTATCGGCTCAATACAAGTAAGCGCAATCTCTAACGATAGAATTCCTGCTGTAATAGCAGAATTAAAAAGTTTAATGAGGGAATCACATAAGCTTAGCCCCGGAGAAGAAGATGATTTTACAATTCAAGATCAATCTGATTTATCTGAAACTGCAACAGCTACCTCCCGTATCTTAACAATTCTACTTGCATCGGTTGCGGGTGTCTCTCTGGTAGTCGGCGGAATCGGAATTATGAATATTATGCTTGTCTCTGTAACGGAAAGAACAAGAGAAATTGGAATTAGACTTTCAGTAGGTGCAAGGGCTTCAGATATTCTAGTTCAGTTTTTAACCGAAGCAATTGTTCTTAGTTTATCCGGAGGTGTTATAGGCGTCGGCCTCTCTTTCTTGATCGCTTATATATTGAATAATTATACAGATCAATCGGCATATATTAGACCACAGATAATAATGATAGCATTCGGGTTTGCCGGAGCGATAGGAATCTTTTTTGGTTTTTATCCAGCCCGTAAAGCATCGGCACTCAATCCTATTGATGCATTAAGGTATGAGTAA
- a CDS encoding ABC transporter ATP-binding protein → MENILIKTVDLTKTYTVGEVDVHALKSVNITIQKGEFVAIMGASGSGKSTLMNLLGCLDMPTSGDYLLDGINTSKLPQNEYAHIRNQKIGFVFQGFNLLPRTSALENVELPLMYDRLEKIKDHQKQATEALKRVGLADRIHHIPSQLSGGQQQRVALARALVNEPSLILADEPTGNLDSVTSVEVFNLFQKLNEEGITIVMVTHERDFAAFAKRIIEMRDGRIIKDNIIKDRLSAEEELIRVKAAAEIVE, encoded by the coding sequence TTGGAAAATATTTTAATTAAAACTGTTGACCTTACCAAAACCTATACTGTCGGCGAAGTTGATGTTCATGCATTGAAATCAGTTAATATCACAATTCAAAAAGGTGAATTTGTTGCCATAATGGGTGCCTCGGGTTCAGGTAAGTCAACACTAATGAATTTGCTGGGATGTTTGGACATGCCTACTTCAGGCGATTATCTTCTTGACGGAATAAACACAAGCAAACTTCCTCAGAATGAGTATGCTCATATCCGTAATCAGAAAATTGGTTTTGTTTTTCAAGGGTTTAATTTACTGCCGCGTACATCTGCTTTGGAAAATGTCGAACTTCCTTTAATGTACGATCGCTTGGAAAAAATTAAAGATCATCAGAAACAAGCTACTGAAGCATTAAAGAGAGTGGGTCTTGCAGATAGAATCCATCATATACCAAGTCAGCTTTCCGGAGGTCAACAGCAACGGGTTGCTCTGGCAAGAGCTTTAGTTAATGAACCCTCTTTGATTCTTGCAGATGAGCCAACCGGTAATTTGGATAGCGTTACTTCTGTAGAGGTATTTAATCTCTTCCAAAAATTAAATGAAGAAGGGATTACAATTGTAATGGTTACACACGAAAGAGACTTTGCCGCATTCGCTAAAAGAATAATTGAAATGCGGGATGGCAGAATAATAAAAGATAACATAATTAAAGACCGGCTTAGTGCTGAAGAAGAATTAATTAGAGTTAAAGCTGCAGCTGAAATAGTAGAATAG